GGCTGGCCCCGGTTGTCAAACGGCGGATCGCGCGGCTGGAAAGCATTATCTGCGATTGTAAAACGGGCGTTTCGGGCGCCGGCAAGAAACCGAGCGCCGCTTTTCATTATCCCGCCCGTTATGATCACATGAACGTCTATAAACTTGCCGGGCACCAGCACGTCTGCGAAATTGAACGGGAGCTTTCCCTGCTCGCAAAGCAGGGCGTGAAAATCACTTTCACGGCCCAGGTCGTGCCGGTCTGCCGGGGCATCATGTCCACCCTTTACGCTGAATTGAACAACCCCTGCGATCGCAAAGGGCTTGTTGATCTTTACCGGGATTTTTACAAGGACAGTTTCTTTGTCCAGATTTATGACCGTGATTCCGGCATCGGCAGTTCCCACGCGCGCGGCACGAATTTCTGCAAACTGATTGTTGACCTGGATGAAAGGACCAACCGCGTCAGAATCATCTCCCATATAGACAACCTGCTGAAAGGCCAGGCCGGGTCCGCCCTGCAGAACATGAATCTGCTCTTTGGGCTGGCGGAAAACGAGGGCTTGTGCCAGCCGCCTAAATATCCATGACAAAAAAAGAAGTCGGAAGCCGGCAGTCAGGATACAGCATGAAGAATGCGGAGCGTATCTCGTGACGCATCGCGTTTCACGGGGTAAGAACGGCGCTTTGCGCAAGTTCCATCTGGTCGGCGCGGGCGGGGTGGGGATGAGCGCGCTCGCGCAATTACTGCTGGCCGCGGGTTGCCGCGTTTCAGGATCGGACCGCTATCATGACCAGGGGCGCGACCTGCCGCTTATCAAGAAGCTGCAATCGCTGGGTCTGGCCTTGACGGCCCAGGACGGCCGCGCGGTCAGCCGTGATTTGACCGCGGTCGTATTCAGTGCGGCCGTGGAAGACGATAACCCCGACCTCCTGGCCGCGCGCGCTCTTTCCATTCCGGTGATGCATCGCGCCGAACTGCTGGCCGCGCTGGCGCGCGGTAAAAAATGCATCGCGGTTACGGGCACGGCCGGCAAGTCAACCGTCGCCGGCATGATCGGCTGGACGCTTGCCGAGCTGGGATTGGATCCGACCGTGGTCAACGGCGCCGCCGTCTTGAACTGGGTGAGCGGGCAAAGCCCCGGAAATTTCCGCGGCGGGAATTCGGATATCTGGGTGCTGGAATTGGACGAAAGCGACCGTTCCCTTCTGCATTTTCACCCGGACTGGGCCGTCATCACGAATGTTTCCAAGGATCATTTTGAGCTGGATGAAGTCAGGGCGCTGTTTGCTGCATTCGCAAAGCAGGTGAAAAACCCGATTATCGGTTATGATCCCTTAACGTATAGGAATTTTCCGCCACAGGCGGATCCGCCTGCGGAGGACAATTTTGTAGGGTCTCCGCTTGTCGGAGACCGTTCCGAAGACCTGCCCATTGCTACGCGAAGCATTGCAGGCGGGTGGGCGCGCGCAAGCGCGGCCCCTACATTTATGGGCATCGTGAAGCCGGCAATTGATTTTCAGCCCGAGATTACGGAGCGCGGCGTGGCGTTCCAATACCGGAACGTTAAATTCCAGTTATCTTTGCTTGGAAAACATAATGCCGAGAATGCCCTGCATTGCGTCATGCTGTGTGAAAAGCTCGGCCTTGATTTAAGAAATGTCAGCCGCGCTCTTGAAAAATTCGCCGGCATTGAGCGGCGGCTGGAGGTGGCCGGCCGGAGCGGGGGTGTTGCCGTGATTGATGATTACGCCCACAATCCGGCCAAGATAGCCGCGGCCTGGCGGGCGGTGGAGCCGCTGGCCGGCAGAATAACCGCGGTCTGGCGTCCGCACGGGTACGGACCGCTGGCGCTCATGCGCCGGGAACTGGCGGATGTATTTTCAAAACTTCTCCGGCCGGGCGACCGCCTCATTATCATGGGCGTTTATTTCGCGGGCGGAACGGCCCGCAAGGAAGTTACCGCGGCTATGCTGGTTGAGGACCTGGCGCGGAACGGGGTGGCGGCCGGCTATGCCGAAAATTATGAAGAGCTGCTTCCGGTTTTGCTGGAATCGGCATCGGCCGGCGGCGCGGTTTTATTCATGGGCGCCCGGGACCCGGATTTACCGGTTTTCGTCCGCGGTTTCGTCCTCAAGCTCAACGATTTCATCATGCACCGTGCGGCCGGCCCCGGCGGTATACCCCAGAAAGATAAAGCCGCCAATCAGGCTGATAATGACGGCGGTGAAATAAACCATGAGTGAAAGCGGCAGGGCCTGGGAAGCGCTCACGTTCATGGCGCCCAGCATGGTGACGGCCAGCCCCTCTCTGATTCCCAGTCCGCCCGGTGTGATCGGCAGGGCCGCGATGGACATGATCAGGGGAATGACGGTGATGTAATCAATAAGCGTGATGTTGATTTGCAGGCTTTTTCCGAGGCAGTAGCATTGCAGAATGATCAGAAAATGAATTGCAAACGAGAGCAAGGCCGTTTTTAACAGGATTTTTGTGCGCCGGCGGTAAAGATAAATTGAAATAAGGAGGCGGCGGACCAGCGGCCCCAGCGTGGGATGATGCGCAACAAACCTGAAAACCGGCCAGTTTTTGAATATCCTGATGTTGAAAATAATCAGCATGGCTGCGATGGTCATGAAAATCATCCCCACCAGGATCAGCGCCGGCAGGTGCGTTGACCAGTGTTGTCTGAAAAAGTTGAAGCGCGCAAGCAGCATAACGCCGGCGATAAGATCAAGCGCCGCCAGCCCGACCATCCGGTCAATCACCACCGTCGCCACGGCCTCGGTCTTTTTGTGGTGGGTTTCCTTGGCCGCGTAGTAAGCCCGCGCCAGGTCGCCGCCGGTTGAGCCGAACATGAAGGAATTGAAAAACTGGCCGATGAATGAAACGCAGAAGACGCGCGACCACGCCATGCGCAGTCCCTGGGCGTTCAGGATTATTTTCCAGCGCCCGATGCCGATCCAGACGCAGACCGCGTAACACAGCGTGCCCAGTGCCAGCCATGGCCATTGCAGGAGGCATTCGCGCAGAATGGAGAGCATCTCCTTCAGGTTGATTTTGAACAGGAGGAAAAGGATGATGCCCAGGCCGAGTCCGAGCCGCAGCAGCCCGCCGGATAATTTTCTGATCGTTTTTTTCATTCCAAAAGCGGCCTTCGGCCCCGGAAAAATTATAGCGCAAAGACCGCTAATCTGAACTATGAACCGTGTTATTTATTTCCGGAGTTGATATATTCCTTCATGATGTTGCGCAAACTCGTTTCCAGGCTGATTTCAGGTTTCCATCCGGTTTCCCGCGTGATTTTTGAGGTGGCCAGCCGCGCCCTTTGTTCCGGCTGGCGGTAACGCTCCGGCGCGACCTCAATATCCGGGTCAATGCCCGCTATGCGGCAGAGCCGGTCCAGAATGAAACGGATGGATACTTCGCGGTTTGAAGCGATGTTGTATGCTTCTCCCGCCCGCCCTTTTTCAATCAGCAGACGGTAAGCCCGCGCCACGTCGCGCACATCGGTAAAATCGCGCGTGCTGTCCAGATTGCCGACCTTGATCACCGCTTTTTTTCTGCGGGCGGCAATCTCTCCCAGCTGCCGGGCGAACGAGGGGACGACAAAATCGGGGGACTGGCCCGGCCCGATGTGATTGCCCGGCCGGGCGGCCATGACCGGCATGGAATATTGGCGGGCATAAAGCAGGGCGGTCTGGTCGGCCGCGGCCTTGGAAACCGCGTAGGGGTTTTCGGGGTGGAAAGGACTGTCCTCATCCGCCGCGTCCCGGCCGGTCTGCCGGCCGTAGACTTCCGCGGAAGATATCACGAGTACCCTCGCCGCGGGCGCATGTTTCCGGCAGGCCTCCAGCAGATGGATCGTGCCGGAGACGTTGATTGCAAAAAGGGTCTCGGCGTTTGTCCATCCCATGGGCACAAACGCTATCCCGCTCAGGTGAATGCAGGCCTCGGGGAGAAAAAGTTTGACGGCTTGGTCAACGGCCTGCCGGTCCTGGATATCGCCCTGGTAGTAGCGGATTTCATTGCCTAGTCCGCCGGGCGCGGGAAGATCAAAAGCGCCGATTGTCCAGCCCTGCCGGCGCAATTCTTCAACCAGATGACGGCCCACGAAACCCTGCGAACCTGTAACCAGAACGCGCATTTGTTAACGGCCATTGACTTGTTGTTTGAGCCGCGCCAGGTCGGAATCCACCATCATCCTGGCCAGTCCGGTGCAATCAACCGCGGGTTGCCAGCCCAGCTCCCGGCGCGCCTTGGAGCTGTCGCCGAGCAAATGATCAATTTCGGCCGGCCGCATGAACTGCGGGTCCTGGACAACAAATTTTTTCCAGTCAAGGTTGACGTGCGCAAAAGCCAGCTCAATAAAATCCCTCACCGAATGGGCGATGCCGGTGGCAATGACGTAATCATCGGCTTTTTGCTGTTGCAGCATCATCCACATGGCTTTGACGTAGTCGCCGGCGAAACCCCAGTCGCGCGCGGCATCCAGGTTGCCCATGCGCAGTTCCTTGGCCAGCCCGAGCTTGATGCGCGCCACGCCGTCGGTGATTTTGCGGGTGACAAATTCTTTTCCGCGCCGCGGGCTTTCGTGGTTGAAAAGAATGCCGGAAACCGCAAAAAGCCCGTAGCTTTCGCGGTAATTGACCGTGATATAGTGGCCGTAGGCCTTGGCCGCCCCGTAGGGACTGCGCGGGTGAAAAGGAGTCAATTCGTTCTGCGGCGCTTCACGCACTTTGCCGAACATTTCACTGCTGGATGCCTGGTAGAATTTTGCCTTGGGGCAGACCTGGCGCATGGCTTCCAGCATCCGGGTAACGCCGATGGCCGTAAATTCGCCGGTCAGCATCGGCTGCGTCCACGAGGTCGGCACAAAGGACATGGCGGCGAGATTGTAAATTTCATCAGGACGAATTTCCGCCATCATTTCAATCAAGGACAACTGGTCCAGCAGATCGGCCTGGCGGAGCTTGATTTTTCCGGTCAGGTGGGCGATCCGCTCAAAATTTTCGGTGCTGGAGCGGCGGACCATGCCGTAGACTTCATAACCCTTTTCCAGGAGAAATTCCGCCAGGTAGGAGCCGTCCTGGCCGGTAATGCCGCTGATTAATGCTTTCATAAGGCAAAAAAATGAGCGCCCAAAGGACGGTTTTTTACTTCACCCTGTCCGCCGGTCGCTGAGTTCCACTCTGATTCCCGGTTTAATAACTCATTCGCGCGGCAATGCGCGAATTTATCCTGGCGCGCGCCGCTTTTTTGCGCCGTTTTTCGCTTGGTTTTTCAAAGTAACGATGACCGCGGATTTCCTTCATCGTGCCTTCCTTGTCCATTTTTTTCTTGAGCCGGCGCAGGGCTTTTTCCACGCTTTCGCCTTTTTTAAGTTTTATTTCAACCACAATGTCCTCACCCTCTCTGTAAAATATTGATGTTTATTTAACTAAGCGAACGCTCATACAATTATTACATAAACGGCCGGAAGTCAAATGTTTTTGCGGCAAATATTTCACCGGACAATAATCAGACAAACCGGGAAAATTTATTGACATTTCCGTAGAGAAATGTATTTAATATAATTCTGTTTAATTTTGTGTCGTATTATTCTGGCGCCGATGCGCGGAGGTTGCTGTTTAATGTGGTAAAGCCTGGGATTTATAATGATCCATTGGTTTTTAAAACCGGGGCGGAAAAGGGCGTTGCTGCTGTCCGCGCCGGTGATGGTCTTATCCTTTATCCTGCTTAATCCGGCGCTTTCCTCCCGGGAATTTGAGGCGTTTTCCGGTTCCGAGCCGGCCCGGGATGCGGACGGCGACGGCATGAATGACGCTTATGAGATTTTCTTCGGGCTTGATCCCTCCTGCTCCGATGACGCCGGTTTTGATTATGACGGCGACGGTCTTGCCAACCTTGAAGAAAGCGGGAAGCTAACCGACCCCTTTTGCCGGGACACTGACCGGGACGGATTTTCGGACAACCTGGATGGGAAAATCAGCCGGGCTTATTTGCGGTGGGGCGCCCCGCAATTCACGAGCGGCGACGAATACGAATACGCGCACCCGGCCTGGCTTTTGGGCGCGTACAGGGCCGGCGGGGAATGGTTTGTTGACGCGGCAACAACGCAGTCGTGCTGGCGCGTAACGGTTGGAACGGCCAGTTTGAATGTTGACCTTGACCGAACCCTTCTGACGAACAATCTCCGCTATGCTGTCCATTATTTTTATGGCAGGGCCGGGGCGGCCCGCTCCGCCGTTTCTGGCGCAGCGCTTGTCATTAATCTCCTTGACACGAACGGCAATTTCGCCTGCTGTGCCGACGGCGTGACTGGTGAAAATCTCTTTGGCAACCTCCTGGAGGCCGGCAACGGGGCCGTTGTTTCCTCGAATGCGGGAACATATTCCAATAGAGTAGCCCTTGTTTTCAGCATTCCCACCGCAGAATTTCCGGAGGCGGCCGTGATTCAATTGAAAGCTTATTGCGCGGGAAAAGAATCTTCCGCGGCCCTCGCGGAGGAGGAAGAGGGGATTATTGTTTATGAAGGTCTGTTATATATTGACGAGGATGGGGATGGGCTGGACGCGGACCAGGAACGCCAGCTTGGGACTTCGGATTACCGTCTTGACAGTAATAACAACGGCACCAACGATTATGACGAATGTTTTAATACCGGCAGTTCCACCAACCACCCGGACGAGGACGGCGATGATGAGGGGAACGACGAAGAGGATGATACGGATAAAAGCGGGAAAATCATCTACGTGGACCAGGCCGTAGGCGACGATCAATTCACCGGCCGCTCGTCCGGCCTGGTTTCGCGCGAGCAGGCGAAGGGGCCGAAGAAGACTGTCGGGGCGGGCCTGGCGATTGCGGGAAGAGGCGACACTCTCGTCATCAAGCCCGGGAATTATGGCGAAGACCTGAATATTTCCGGCAAAAACATAAAAGTGATTATAGAAGGGAAGGTGCGATTGTAAGCGATAGCCCGCGAAAGGACGCGAATTATACGTTGCGCAATTAAGCCTTTTCCGCAATTTATTTTCCGTGCTTGGCGCAGAAGAAAAATTGCGGAAAATATTCGTCTTTTCATGCCGCAGGCAGATCCGCCGCTGGCGGAAAAATTTAGAGTCAATTGGCGTGTTTGGCGGGTAAAACAAGAAAGGTCTGAAGAATATGAAAAAGATGATAATTTTAGCGGCTCTCCTGCCGGCCATCTCGGCTTTCGCGGGCGATCTGACGGTGGACAATCTGGCGGTTGAGGAAAACGCCTCGTTTTATGGAGAGGTGAATTCCTACGCGCCCGGCGGCGACGTGCCCATGGGGCCTTATACGAACCAGTACGGCGGCGGTTCTTCTCCCAACCCGCTTTCCATGATACCCGGCGCCAGTCCGATCGGGGCGATTCATATGTTCGCCGCCGCCAATGCGCCGGCCGGATGGCTCTTGTGCAACGGCGCGGCCGTAAGCAGGACAAGCTACAGCAATCTGTTCGCCGTCATCGGCACGAGCTATGGCGCGGGAGATGGCAGCACAACCTTCAATGTGCCGAACCTATACCAGCGCTTCGCCCTGGGAGCAGTCAATAACCTCGGAGGAACGGGCGGTGTGGAAAGGGTCACTTTGACAACAAGTGAAATGCCGGCACATACTCATCCTATTGGTGTTGATGCTCGCACTGGAGGAACTAATGCTTGGCGGTATCATTATGTTGCTTCGGATGGTTATAGAGATTCGTCTTATTCGTGGTTTGCAAATATGCAAGCCAAAACCGCCGGCGGGTCTCAATCCCATGAAAACATGCCGCCTTACCTGAAAGTCAATTTCATCATTTACTCCGGACCGTGAATATCAAGAAGTCGGAAGAAAGAAATCAGAGGATCGGGGTTAAAATTTCCAATGAACAATAAAAATAAACCTATCCTGGTTTCTGCCTTTCGTCTTTTGTTTTCCTTCTTCCGTCTTCCGGCTTCAGTTTTTCCTTCGGCCCTTCTGATCCTGTTGTTTGCCGCTTTCTGCCTTCTGCCATCTTTTCTTTCCGCTCAGACCCCGGCCTGGTGGCAGACCCGCGGCCTGATTTCATCCAATGCCGTCCCCAACAATTACGCGCCGCTCGCGCAGGGACAGTTGCAGTGGATGGCCTATTGCGCTTACTGCGAAATGGAGTCGCTCATGGGCGCCGGGACGGAAATAATGGCCATGATCAACACCTTCTCCGCTACGAACGGATACCGTCTCGCCAATATCGGACAGCTTAAATATGTCGGCAGCCGCTTTTATGACCGCCTGTATGCATTGAACCTGACCAATACCTTCCCGGCCAATATGCCGGGATATTATCCGTGGGGCAACGCGCCGCAAACCAATGATTTTGCCGTCGCCAACATCGGCCAGGCCAAGTATGTGTTCAGCTTTGACTCGGCAAAAGATACGGATGGGGACGGCCTTGGCGATTGGCGGGAAGCGGAACTCGGGATCAATCCATATAATCCTGATTCCGACGGCGACGGTCTGACTGACGGATATGAAGATTCCCATGGTTTTAATCCTTCGGACCCTTCCGACGCTTCCGAGGACGCTGATTCCGACGGCCTCTCCAACCTCCAGGAATATCAGCTCGGGACCGACCCCCATAACCCCGATACCGATGGCGACGGTTATTCCGACCTGGTGGAATTTGAATGGAGCGCCGATCCCCTCTCGGCCTTGTCTTTTCCCCGCGCTTCCATCTCCGGTTCGGTAACATATTCCGGCCCGCAGACCGGGAACATTTACGTCGTTCTTTCCACGAACTCTGTCCAGGA
This genomic window from Kiritimatiellia bacterium contains:
- the argC gene encoding N-acetyl-gamma-glutamyl-phosphate reductase, with amino-acid sequence MMIRVKIVGAGGYGGAGIVELLLGHKQAEIACLADINDVGAPISRLYPHLAGFCDLPITAVSDAKTAAPVDVVFFATPDGVGMKAAAAELERGAKIIDYSGDFRFNTPEAYADYAGRIGRDPVHASAHLLPEAVYGLAELYRDKLNGKTRVVGNPGCFAVSCILGLAPVVKRRIARLESIICDCKTGVSGAGKKPSAAFHYPARYDHMNVYKLAGHQHVCEIERELSLLAKQGVKITFTAQVVPVCRGIMSTLYAELNNPCDRKGLVDLYRDFYKDSFFVQIYDRDSGIGSSHARGTNFCKLIVDLDERTNRVRIISHIDNLLKGQAGSALQNMNLLFGLAENEGLCQPPKYP
- a CDS encoding GDP-mannose 4,6-dehydratase, whose translation is MRVLVTGSQGFVGRHLVEELRRQGWTIGAFDLPAPGGLGNEIRYYQGDIQDRQAVDQAVKLFLPEACIHLSGIAFVPMGWTNAETLFAINVSGTIHLLEACRKHAPAARVLVISSAEVYGRQTGRDAADEDSPFHPENPYAVSKAAADQTALLYARQYSMPVMAARPGNHIGPGQSPDFVVPSFARQLGEIAARRKKAVIKVGNLDSTRDFTDVRDVARAYRLLIEKGRAGEAYNIASNREVSIRFILDRLCRIAGIDPDIEVAPERYRQPEQRARLATSKITRETGWKPEISLETSLRNIMKEYINSGNK
- the gmd gene encoding GDP-mannose 4,6-dehydratase, giving the protein MKALISGITGQDGSYLAEFLLEKGYEVYGMVRRSSTENFERIAHLTGKIKLRQADLLDQLSLIEMMAEIRPDEIYNLAAMSFVPTSWTQPMLTGEFTAIGVTRMLEAMRQVCPKAKFYQASSSEMFGKVREAPQNELTPFHPRSPYGAAKAYGHYITVNYRESYGLFAVSGILFNHESPRRGKEFVTRKITDGVARIKLGLAKELRMGNLDAARDWGFAGDYVKAMWMMLQQQKADDYVIATGIAHSVRDFIELAFAHVNLDWKKFVVQDPQFMRPAEIDHLLGDSSKARRELGWQPAVDCTGLARMMVDSDLARLKQQVNGR
- the rpsU gene encoding 30S ribosomal protein S21, which translates into the protein MVEIKLKKGESVEKALRRLKKKMDKEGTMKEIRGHRYFEKPSEKRRKKAARARINSRIAARMSY
- a CDS encoding lysylphosphatidylglycerol synthase transmembrane domain-containing protein, which encodes MKKTIRKLSGGLLRLGLGLGIILFLLFKINLKEMLSILRECLLQWPWLALGTLCYAVCVWIGIGRWKIILNAQGLRMAWSRVFCVSFIGQFFNSFMFGSTGGDLARAYYAAKETHHKKTEAVATVVIDRMVGLAALDLIAGVMLLARFNFFRQHWSTHLPALILVGMIFMTIAAMLIIFNIRIFKNWPVFRFVAHHPTLGPLVRRLLISIYLYRRRTKILLKTALLSFAIHFLIILQCYCLGKSLQINITLIDYITVIPLIMSIAALPITPGGLGIREGLAVTMLGAMNVSASQALPLSLMVYFTAVIISLIGGFIFLGYTAGAGRTVHDEIVELEDETADENR
- a CDS encoding tail fiber protein, encoding MKKMIILAALLPAISAFAGDLTVDNLAVEENASFYGEVNSYAPGGDVPMGPYTNQYGGGSSPNPLSMIPGASPIGAIHMFAAANAPAGWLLCNGAAVSRTSYSNLFAVIGTSYGAGDGSTTFNVPNLYQRFALGAVNNLGGTGGVERVTLTTSEMPAHTHPIGVDARTGGTNAWRYHYVASDGYRDSSYSWFANMQAKTAGGSQSHENMPPYLKVNFIIYSGP